The nucleotide sequence TGAAGCGCAGGTTTTCCGGAGCATTTTGGTAGAGAAGCGCTACAAGCACCGAATGTATGCCTATGGATTTCCCGCTTCCGGTTGCCCCCGCGATAAGGAGATGCGGCATCCGCTCCAGGTCTCCGAACGTCGGGTTTCCCGCAACATCGCGCCCCAGCACCAGTGAGAGTCCCACGGAACTTTGCTTGCGGAATGCCTCTTCGGAGACAAGATTGCGCATGCGCACAAGCATGATGGCGTGATTCGGAATTTCTATGCCTACCAGCGATCTTCCGGGAATTGGAGCTTCTATGCGGATAGGGTGCGCGGCAAGCGCCAAAGAAAGGTCGCTCTGGAGAGCCGTAATTTTCGAAAGTTTTATGCCCGATGCCGGACGCAGGGTGTATTGCGTCACCGTAGGTCCAATATTGACCTCGCCCATTTCCACTTCTATTCCGAAAGTGGCAAGAGCTCTCTTAATGACCGTAGCGGTGGTCTTGATGTCGCCGCTTGATGGCTCTCCCGAGTCTTCTTCAAGCAGGTCCAGGGGAGGAAATACGTAGTTGCTTTTTTCTTTTCGCGCGTTTTTTTGTGATTCGGCGATCCTTGGGGAAACCCGGGAAACGGGCCTCTCTTCCTCGCCTCGCTGACTCGTCGAAGCGGGGGCAATCCCTACACCCTTAATCTCAAATAGCGGAGCCGAATTTGTGGCCGCTTCTGCTTTTCCTGGGTCTTCCATAGAAGCATCATCGTCCGGCAAGGCGGGAGACGCATCGGGCTTTTTACGCTCTTCCAGATATGCGGGGATAGCTTTTTCCTGCTTTCTCGCCTCGCTGGAGCCTTGGCGAAGCGGGTCTTTTTTTGCAAAGAGAATGAGGCGCAAAGGAATATTAAACGCGATAATAAGCGATATAACAATGAGGCCCGTCAGTATCACCAGTGTCGGCCAGAAGCTAAGAAGCCGCATGAGCGGCACGGCAATGGCATAACCGACAAAACCCCCGCCTCGCACGTCAGGAAAGAAAAGATGCAGCAAGCCCTCGAAGCTCACCAAAAAAAGACCGGAGCCAAGGAACGTCGGAGCATAGAAACGCTCGTGCAAAGATGTGAATATGGAAAGCGCGGCAAGGATCAGGCTCATCGGCACCAGCAAAAATCCTCTGCCCAGAATTCTGTGAAATGCCGAGGATGCAAATTCTCCTCCGGCGCCGCCAAGGCCTCCGAAGGCAAGTAGCATCACGATTGCGCCCAAAAAAAGAAGCAGGGCAATAACGCCACGCATCGTTTCCGGGTGCAGGAAGGGCAGGGAGGACTTTTCTTTTTTCCGATCTTTCTTCCTCGACATACAACCATAGTGTACCACACTCTACATAAAACTTAGTAAGACCTATGTGACTTATAGGCGCTCCCTTTCCTTCCAGCCATCTCCAGAAGCTCCGGTCCCGCGTCTCCATACCACTTCCGGTAGAGCTTTTCCCAATCCGGGTCCAGCTCCCCGGTCCAAAGGATGTACCACGCCCTCCGAAGCCGCCTCCGTATCACGTACCCGCCTACCACAAGGACGGCGACCACAATGGAAAATATCAACATAGGTGAAAATGTTAGTAATTATTCCTCTCCTGGGCAGCCAGTCATCTTCGAGAAACATAGAAGCTTCCTGGGCGAGTTCTCATCTTCCAGAAACATGGCACTCGCCCGTCAAATTCTTCACTGGAGAATTTGACCCCGTGAAATGCTCCACTGGAGCATTTCACCCCGTTCGCAGCACCCGGAACGCCTCCCGAAAGTTCCTTCGCTTCCAAACAATAAAGGCCAGAACCCCCAAAAGAATGAGCACCGGCAAGCCAACCCTGCGCATATCCAAAAACCAAAAACTCCGCACCGCCGAAATCGGAATCTGCTGCGCTCTTCCGTACGTCGCGACGAGCGTCGCCGTATACCGCCCGGCCAAAAGCCCCTCGGTCACCGCCCCGTCAATCCGCCGCGTATACCCCGGAAGCACGTTTCTCTCGGGAAGGGGAACGGTGGAGACCACCTTCCCGAAGATATTCCGAATGATAATGTTGCCACGGGGCTCGACCCGCGTGTTTCCGAGGTTCTCGAAACGAAGCGCAAACGGCGCGGGCAGTTCTCGACTGAAGCGCGACACATCAAAGCCCGCGACGGAAAGCTCCTCCCGCACTTCCCCGTACACATCCACCAGCACCAACGCCCCGACTTTGGCAACAACCACGGGGCCGGATTCCCCGGAAGGCTCTTGAGTGGTACGCGCAAGGATCGTCCCGAATCGGGTCCCCGGCTCGGCGTCCCTCGGAATGTCCAGCGTGAATTCCACCGCCATATCCTGCTTGGGGAATATCGTGAATTGTTCCAGGTCAAAATGAACCCAGTCCTTGATCGAGGA is from bacterium and encodes:
- a CDS encoding DNA translocase FtsK — encoded protein: MSRKKDRKKEKSSLPFLHPETMRGVIALLLFLGAIVMLLAFGGLGGAGGEFASSAFHRILGRGFLLVPMSLILAALSIFTSLHERFYAPTFLGSGLFLVSFEGLLHLFFPDVRGGGFVGYAIAVPLMRLLSFWPTLVILTGLIVISLIIAFNIPLRLILFAKKDPLRQGSSEARKQEKAIPAYLEERKKPDASPALPDDDASMEDPGKAEAATNSAPLFEIKGVGIAPASTSQRGEEERPVSRVSPRIAESQKNARKEKSNYVFPPLDLLEEDSGEPSSGDIKTTATVIKRALATFGIEVEMGEVNIGPTVTQYTLRPASGIKLSKITALQSDLSLALAAHPIRIEAPIPGRSLVGIEIPNHAIMLVRMRNLVSEEAFRKQSSVGLSLVLGRDVAGNPTFGDLERMPHLLIAGATGSGKSIGIHSVLVALLYQNAPENLRFILIDPKRVELTHYNDIPHLLTPVITEPLKMVHALRWAVREMETRYERLSKAGARDITSYNKRINSEERLPYIVIVIDELADIMAAFGRDVEGMIVRLAQMARATGIHLIVSTQRPSVEVITGLIKANITSRIAFQVASQVDSRTILDMAGAEKLLGRGDMLYLAGDAQKPKRIQSAFVSEKEVERVTAFIRKHNAGMEIEETITKPQPLGIGVSDADDIDEDDPMVDQAQKLVQETGKASATFLQRHLRIGYARAARILDILEARGVVGPGEGAKPREVYPHTNGAQLQSMQQINEDMGEDAVDDTADEESNPVL